In one window of Lampris incognitus isolate fLamInc1 chromosome 3, fLamInc1.hap2, whole genome shotgun sequence DNA:
- the nipa1 gene encoding magnesium transporter NIPA1 isoform X1, translated as MAFERDAFAISLPMAGIVIAVTASFINGSTFVLQKKGILRARDRDGSYLKDVVWWSGTLSMIVGQIGNFLAYNMAPAVIVTPLGALGVLFGAVLASWILKEHLNILGKLGYLLCCCGSVVLIIHAPKTETVTSAPEFEERLTDPVLLTYALLVLLLLIVLIVWLAPAHGTSNIMVYVAICSLLGSFTVPSSKGLGLVAQDVFGGGSSSDGTLVLFLGLLGTLTFSILIQFMFINKALECFSSNMFEAIYYVTFTSTVILASAVLFKEWTALTIIDSLAMLCGLTTVFVGVGLLHISHEALLTWKQEEARVKID; from the exons ATGGCTTTTGAGCGGGACGCATTTGCCATCTCTTTGCCAATGGCCGGGATAGTGATTGCGGTGACCGCAAGTTTCATCAATGGGTCGACGTTTGTGCTTCAGAAAAAGGGGATATTGCGTGCCCGCGATAGAG ATGGGTCTTATCTGAAAGATGTCGTGTGGTGGAGTGGCACACTCTCCA TGATAGTGGGCCAAATTGGGAACTTCCTGGCATATAACATGGCCCCTGCTGTGATAGTTACACCCTTGGGAGCCCTTGGAGTGTTGTTTGG TGCTGTGCTGGCTTCATGGATCCTTAAAGAGCATTTGAATATCCTGGGAAAGCTGGGATACCTGTTATGTTGCTGTGGCTCTGTTGTGCTTATTATTCACGCCCCAAAGACAGAAACTGTAACATCAGCACCAGAGTTTGAAGAGAGGCTAACAGACCCAG TGCTTTTAACATATGCCTTATTGGTGCTCCTGCTCCTGATTGTGCTGATTGTGTGGCTTGCTCCTGCTCATGGCACTTCAAATATCATGGTATATGTGGCCATATGTTCCCTCCTGGGAAGCTTCACAGTTCCAAGTAGCAAGGGGCTTGGCCTGGTTGCACAGGATGTTTTTGGTGGGGGGTCATCGAGTGACGGAACCCTGGTTCTCTTTCTGGGTTTACTAGGAACACTGACATTTAGCATCCTTATACAGTTCATGTTCATTAACAAGGCATTAGAGTGCTTCAGCTCCAACATGTTTGAAGCCATATACTATGTGACATTCACATCCACAGTGATTCTTGCTTCTGCTGTTCTCTTCAAAGAATGGACTGCGCTGACTATAATTGACAGCCTTGCCATGCTATGTGGTCTGACAACAGTTTTTGTTGGAGTTGGTTTACTCCATATATCCCACGAGGCCTTACTCACTTGGAAACAAGAGGAGGCACGAGTCAAGATCGACTGA
- the nipa2 gene encoding magnesium transporter NIPA2 isoform X2: MGQDRGKYDFYIGLGLAISSSIFIGGSFILKKKGLLRLARKGSMRAGQGGHAYLKEWLWWAGLLSMGAGEAANFAAYAFAPATLVTPLGALSVLVSAVLSSYFLTERLNLHGKLGCLLSILGSTTMVIHAPQEEEISSLEHMARKLVDPGFLVFATLVVIVALIFIFVVGPRHGQTNILVYITICSVIGALSVSCVKGLGIAIKEAIAGKSVATNPLAWILFFGLVGCVSTQINYLNKALDIFNTSLVTPIYYVFFTTSVLTCSAILFKEWEHMGTDDVIGTLSGFLTIIVGIFLLHAFKDITVSLATLAVSMRKEERAFPIANGVASHSTYELLHNDSTDAMEDRELGLPFDSISRRNGAMMAS, encoded by the exons ATGGGTCAGGACCGTGGGAAGTATGATTTTTACATTGGCCTTGGATTGGCGATCAGCTCTAGCATCTTCATTGGAGGCAGTTTCATCCTCAAGAAGAAAGGGCTTCTTCGTCTGGCAAGGAAAGGGTCAATGCGGGCAG GTCAGGGTGGTCATGCATATCTGAAAGAATGGCTATGGTGGGCTGGTTTATTATCAA TGGGGGCAGGGGAGGCAGCAAACTTCGCAGCATATGCTTTTGCTCCCGCTACTCTTGTCACCCCTCTAGGAGCCCTCAGTGTGCTTGTCAG TGCGGTCCTGTCCTCGTACTTCTTGACAGAGCGGTTAAACCTGCATGGGAAGCTTGGCTGCCTGCTTAGTATCCTGGGCTCCACCACCATGGTCATCCATGCTCCCCAAGAGGAAGAGATCAGCAGCCTTGAACACATGGCCAGGAAGCTGGTTGACCCAG GTTTTTTGGTCTTTGCCACTTTGGTTGTCATCGTGGCACTCATCTTCATATTTGTCGTGGGACCCCGGCATGGTCAAACCAATATCCTCGTGTACATCACAATCTGCTCAGTAATTGGGGCACTTTCAGTGTCCTGTGTGAAAGGACTAGGCATTGCCATCAAGGAAGCCATCGCTGGGAAATCTGTAGCAACAAATCCCCTGGCATGGATCCTGTTTTTTGGTCTTGTGGGTTGTGTGAGCACACAGATCAACTACCTGAACAAGGCCCTGGACATATTTAACACCTCCTTGGTGACACCCATCTACTACGTATTCTTCACTACATCTGTGCTCACCTGCTCGGCAATCCTCTTTAAGGAGTGGGAACACATGGGCACAGATGACGTGATTGGAACCCTGAGTGGCTTCCTCACCATCATTGTGGGAATTTTCTTGCTCCATGCATTTAAAGACATTACAGTTAGCTTGGCCACGCTTGCTGTGTCCATGAGGAAGGAAGAAAGAGCCTTTCCTATAGCCAATGGTGTAGCTTCCCACAGTACCTATGAACTACTGCATAACGACTCCACTGATGCCATGGAGGACAGGGAACTGGGCTTGCCTTTTGATAGTATTTCTAGAAGGAATGGTGCAATGATGGCCTCATAG
- the nipa1 gene encoding magnesium transporter NIPA1 isoform X2: protein MIVGQIGNFLAYNMAPAVIVTPLGALGVLFGAVLASWILKEHLNILGKLGYLLCCCGSVVLIIHAPKTETVTSAPEFEERLTDPVLLTYALLVLLLLIVLIVWLAPAHGTSNIMVYVAICSLLGSFTVPSSKGLGLVAQDVFGGGSSSDGTLVLFLGLLGTLTFSILIQFMFINKALECFSSNMFEAIYYVTFTSTVILASAVLFKEWTALTIIDSLAMLCGLTTVFVGVGLLHISHEALLTWKQEEARVKID from the exons A TGATAGTGGGCCAAATTGGGAACTTCCTGGCATATAACATGGCCCCTGCTGTGATAGTTACACCCTTGGGAGCCCTTGGAGTGTTGTTTGG TGCTGTGCTGGCTTCATGGATCCTTAAAGAGCATTTGAATATCCTGGGAAAGCTGGGATACCTGTTATGTTGCTGTGGCTCTGTTGTGCTTATTATTCACGCCCCAAAGACAGAAACTGTAACATCAGCACCAGAGTTTGAAGAGAGGCTAACAGACCCAG TGCTTTTAACATATGCCTTATTGGTGCTCCTGCTCCTGATTGTGCTGATTGTGTGGCTTGCTCCTGCTCATGGCACTTCAAATATCATGGTATATGTGGCCATATGTTCCCTCCTGGGAAGCTTCACAGTTCCAAGTAGCAAGGGGCTTGGCCTGGTTGCACAGGATGTTTTTGGTGGGGGGTCATCGAGTGACGGAACCCTGGTTCTCTTTCTGGGTTTACTAGGAACACTGACATTTAGCATCCTTATACAGTTCATGTTCATTAACAAGGCATTAGAGTGCTTCAGCTCCAACATGTTTGAAGCCATATACTATGTGACATTCACATCCACAGTGATTCTTGCTTCTGCTGTTCTCTTCAAAGAATGGACTGCGCTGACTATAATTGACAGCCTTGCCATGCTATGTGGTCTGACAACAGTTTTTGTTGGAGTTGGTTTACTCCATATATCCCACGAGGCCTTACTCACTTGGAAACAAGAGGAGGCACGAGTCAAGATCGACTGA
- the nipa2 gene encoding magnesium transporter NIPA2 isoform X1, which yields MGQDRGKYDFYIGLGLAISSSIFIGGSFILKKKGLLRLARKGSMRAGQGGHAYLKEWLWWAGLLSMGAGEAANFAAYAFAPATLVTPLGALSVLVRVTVIDGTCCCSAVLSSYFLTERLNLHGKLGCLLSILGSTTMVIHAPQEEEISSLEHMARKLVDPGFLVFATLVVIVALIFIFVVGPRHGQTNILVYITICSVIGALSVSCVKGLGIAIKEAIAGKSVATNPLAWILFFGLVGCVSTQINYLNKALDIFNTSLVTPIYYVFFTTSVLTCSAILFKEWEHMGTDDVIGTLSGFLTIIVGIFLLHAFKDITVSLATLAVSMRKEERAFPIANGVASHSTYELLHNDSTDAMEDRELGLPFDSISRRNGAMMAS from the exons ATGGGTCAGGACCGTGGGAAGTATGATTTTTACATTGGCCTTGGATTGGCGATCAGCTCTAGCATCTTCATTGGAGGCAGTTTCATCCTCAAGAAGAAAGGGCTTCTTCGTCTGGCAAGGAAAGGGTCAATGCGGGCAG GTCAGGGTGGTCATGCATATCTGAAAGAATGGCTATGGTGGGCTGGTTTATTATCAA TGGGGGCAGGGGAGGCAGCAAACTTCGCAGCATATGCTTTTGCTCCCGCTACTCTTGTCACCCCTCTAGGAGCCCTCAGTGTGCTTGTCAG AGTTACTGTGATTGACGGTACATGTTGTTGCAGTGCGGTCCTGTCCTCGTACTTCTTGACAGAGCGGTTAAACCTGCATGGGAAGCTTGGCTGCCTGCTTAGTATCCTGGGCTCCACCACCATGGTCATCCATGCTCCCCAAGAGGAAGAGATCAGCAGCCTTGAACACATGGCCAGGAAGCTGGTTGACCCAG GTTTTTTGGTCTTTGCCACTTTGGTTGTCATCGTGGCACTCATCTTCATATTTGTCGTGGGACCCCGGCATGGTCAAACCAATATCCTCGTGTACATCACAATCTGCTCAGTAATTGGGGCACTTTCAGTGTCCTGTGTGAAAGGACTAGGCATTGCCATCAAGGAAGCCATCGCTGGGAAATCTGTAGCAACAAATCCCCTGGCATGGATCCTGTTTTTTGGTCTTGTGGGTTGTGTGAGCACACAGATCAACTACCTGAACAAGGCCCTGGACATATTTAACACCTCCTTGGTGACACCCATCTACTACGTATTCTTCACTACATCTGTGCTCACCTGCTCGGCAATCCTCTTTAAGGAGTGGGAACACATGGGCACAGATGACGTGATTGGAACCCTGAGTGGCTTCCTCACCATCATTGTGGGAATTTTCTTGCTCCATGCATTTAAAGACATTACAGTTAGCTTGGCCACGCTTGCTGTGTCCATGAGGAAGGAAGAAAGAGCCTTTCCTATAGCCAATGGTGTAGCTTCCCACAGTACCTATGAACTACTGCATAACGACTCCACTGATGCCATGGAGGACAGGGAACTGGGCTTGCCTTTTGATAGTATTTCTAGAAGGAATGGTGCAATGATGGCCTCATAG